From the Polaribacter gangjinensis genome, the window ACTTCGATTGCAGGGTATATGGGATTACCTTTTAGAGGTGTGTATTCTGCCACAAAAGGTGCTTTAGAATTGATTACAGAAGCAACCAATATGGAGGTGCAACAATTTGGAATTAACGTAGTAAATGTTGCTCCAGGTGATTTTGCTACCAATATTGCAGCAGGAAGATATCATACTCCCGTTTTTGAAAATTCTGCCTACAAAAAATCGTATCAAGAAAATTTAGATTTGATGAATTCGCATGTTTCTAGTGGCATGAATCCTGAAGAAATGGCAATTAAAATTCATGAAATCATCAATACAAAAAATCCAAAAATTCATTATAAAGTTGGGAAATTTATGGAAAAATTTTCCATTGTTTTAAAACGTATTTTACCTGATAAAGTGTATCAAAAACTATTGATGAATCATTATAAATTATAAACTTACAATCAATTTTATTTTTTAATTATTCAACAAAAAATATAATTTTAACTTAAAGATTGCTCTCTAAA encodes:
- a CDS encoding SDR family oxidoreductase, yielding MNQQSTTKKIVLITGASSGIGKSIANYLSQKGYVVYGTSRNPTKELLPFQVIALDVLKKETIDNAIQQIIKKEGKIDVLINNAGMGITGPIEDTPIEEMRRVFDTNFFGALDLMKSVLPTMRAQKSGLIINITSIAGYMGLPFRGVYSATKGALELITEATNMEVQQFGINVVNVAPGDFATNIAAGRYHTPVFENSAYKKSYQENLDLMNSHVSSGMNPEEMAIKIHEIINTKNPKIHYKVGKFMEKFSIVLKRILPDKVYQKLLMNHYKL